From one Gossypium hirsutum isolate 1008001.06 chromosome D08, Gossypium_hirsutum_v2.1, whole genome shotgun sequence genomic stretch:
- the LOC107919247 gene encoding LOW QUALITY PROTEIN: xyloglucan endotransglucosylase/hydrolase protein 22 (The sequence of the model RefSeq protein was modified relative to this genomic sequence to represent the inferred CDS: inserted 2 bases in 1 codon) → MTTSLLLSFIXSFVILASAANFNQDIDVTWGDGRGKILENGNLLTLTLDKFSGSSFQSKNQYLFGKIDMNIKLVPGNSAGTVTTYYLRSEGSTWDEIDFEFLGNLSGDPYTVHTNVYTQGKGDKEQQFYLWFDPTKDFHTYSLLWNPQRIIFSVDGTPLREFKNLESMGVAFPKSQPMRAYSSLWNADDWATRGGLVKTDWSQAPFTAAYRNYKADACVWSSGKSSCSSTSPSQNSWLSQELDITSQERLKWVQKNYMIYNYCTDTKRFPQGLPKECTAP, encoded by the exons atgaccacttcgtTGCTTCTCTCTTTTAT CAGCTTTGTAATACTTGCCTCAGCTGCCAACTTTAACCAAGACATCGATGTTACTTGGGGTGATGGCAGGGGCAAGATTCTCGAAAACGGAAACCTTCTCACTCTCACCCTCGACAAATTCTCCGGCTCTAGTTTTCAATCCAAGAACCAATATCTGTTTGGGAAGATTGATATGAACATTAAGCTGGTCCCAGGCAACTCTGCTGGCACTGTTACCACTTACTAT CTTCGTTCGGAAGGGTCGACATGGGATGAAATCGACTTCGAGTTCTTGGGGAACCTAAGCGGAGACCCATACACAGTCCACACCAATGTATATACACAAGGCAAAGGTGATAAAGAGCAACAGTTCTACCTTTGGTTCGATCCCACCAAAGACTTCCACACCTACTCCCTTCTTTGGAACCCTCAACGTATTAT CTTCTCTGTTGATGGGACTCCGCTCAGAGAGTTCAAGAACTTGGAATCGATGGGCGTTGCGTTCCCAAAGAGCCAACCGATGAGAGCGTATTCGAGTCTTTGGAACGCCGATGATTGGGCCACTCGAGGTGGTCTTGTTAAGACAGATTGGAGTCAAGCTCCTTTCACTGCTGCTTACAGGAATTACAAGGCTGATGCATGTGTGTGGTCTTCCGGGAAATCATCATGTTCCTCCACCTCACCCTCTCAAAATTCATGGCTATCGCAAGAACTGGATATAACGAGCCAAGAAAGGCTGAAATGGGTTCAGAAAAATTACATGATTTACAATTACTGCACTGACACCAAGCGATTCCCTCAGGGACTTCCTAAAGAATGCACTGCTCCTTAA
- the LOC107920669 gene encoding probable xyloglucan endotransglucosylase/hydrolase protein 23, translating to MRTSLLLLSALISFVMVASAANFNQDIDVTWGDGRGKILENGNLLTLTLDKFSGSGFQSKNQYLFGKIDMNIKLVPSNSAGTVTTYYLRSEGSTWDEIDFEFLGNLSGDPYIVHTNVYTQGKGDKEQQFYLWFDPTKDFHTYSLLWNPQRIIFSVDGTPLREFKNLESKGVAFPKSQPMRVYSSLWNADDWATRGGLVKTDWSQAPFTAAYRNYKADTCVWSSGKSSCSSTSPSQNSWLSQELDITSQERLKWVQKNYMIYNYCTDTKRFPQGLPKECTAP from the exons ATGAGGACTTCATTGCTGCTACTATCTGCCTTAATCAGCTTTGTAATGGTTGCTTCAGCCGCCAACTTTAACCAAGACATCGACGTTACTTGGGGAGATGGGAGGGGCAAGATTCTCGAAAACGGAAACCTTCTCACTCTCACCCTCGACAAATTCTCCGGCTCTGGTTTTCAATCCAAGAACCAATATCTGTTTGGGAAGATTGATATGAACATTAAGCTGGTCCCAAGCAACTCTGCTGGCACTGTTACCACTTACTAT CTTCGTTCGGAAGGGTCGACATGGGATGAAATCGACTTCGAGTTCTTGGGGAACCTAAGCGGAGACCCATACATAGTCCACACCAATGTATATACACAAGGCAAAGGTGACAAAGAGCAACAGTTCTACCTTTGGTTCGATCCCACCAAAGACTTCCACACCTACTCCCTTCTTTGGAACCCTCAACGTATTAT CTTCTCTGTTGATGGGACTCCGCTCAGAGAGTTCAAGAACTTGGAATCGAAGGGCGTTGCGTTCCCAAAGAGCCAGCCGATGAGAGTGTATTCGAGTCTTTGGAACGCCGATGATTGGGCCACTCGAGGTGGTCTTGTTAAGACAGATTGGAGCCAAGCTCCTTTCACTGCTGCTTACAGGAATTACAAGGCTGATACATGTGTGTGGTCTTCCGGGAAATCATCATGTTCCTCCACCTCGCCCTCTCAAAATTCATGGCTATCGCAAGAACTGGATATAACGAGCCAAGAAAGGCTGAAATGGGTTCAGAAAAATTACATGATTTACAATTACTGCACTGATACCAAGCGATTCCCTCAGGGACTTCCTAAAGAATGCACTGCTCCTTAA